Within Psychrobacter sp. AH5, the genomic segment TTTAAATCGTAATTATAAAAGATGATAACCCCTAAAAATTTATAAATTATTTCGTAAAATTAAGATTATTCGTTTTATATAAAATCATTTGTTTATATCCATTAAATCAATTGAGATATTAATCTTACACCTGACAATAGTGATTTTAAACTTATATATTAGCAACTTTAGTCTAATACAATCACTGACTCAAAAAAGGCACTGCTCAAGGGAGTAGCGCCCTTTTAGGTAGTAAAACAAGTAACGAATTTAGCTCTTACAAACTATAAATAATACCCCTACTTCTCAGGATCGGTGAATAGCCTGAGTGAATGCTTTGTTCAACATGGTTGGTCAGACTCACTATGTCGTCTCTTATCTCATCACCGTTACCAATAGCGTCAGCGACAAGAGCTCTATTCAGCGGTGTTAAAAAATGTGCGGGAGGAAATTTAAATTTAGTGCCTTGCCAACCAACATACACTCCAATGACGTTCATATTAGGATTTTGGAAGTGGCGACGAGCAAGGAGATAGGGAAAAGCAGCGGTATCAAAATTCTGTTTATCCTCTTTGTCTTTATCATCTGCATTATTATTCCAGCCATGGACATAAACAACCAAATAAACAGGCTTATCAGACCTATCTATAGCACGTTTGATAGCGTCGAGTTGTCTACTGCCCTAAAAGATCTTGCTAGATATAAGATTTTGATAAATTATTGTAAGTTGCAGACTCTGATTTAATAATGAATAAAAGTTACTATTTTAATTAGCTTATCATAAATATTTTTGCTATATTCAAAATTATGAATATTAAAGTCTCTTTAGTGAATCTAATAAATAGCCATAAATGAAGAGTAAATCTACATTGCTACAAGGAGGTAAAAATAAATGATGTGGTAGCGATATTCAATTATTTAATCAAGGAGAGATGAAATAAAACCATTTAAAATAGCTTTATTAGCGGTCTCAATGGCCTTATTACTACCAGGATGTAATGACGATAACGATTCCAATGTATTGTACGTACCTCCCTCTAATCAGACAGATCTCAATACTAAAATCGTTGGAATGTGGAGTAGCGATAATGCGGGTAACGACTTATCAGTGATTGTTTTTACCGATGACGGTAAATATATACAAACTCAAGTCAATGCCAGTCGTTCAACAACTGATCCTGAAAATGGTATGGAGTCAGGAACTTATAGCATTAATAATCAGACAGGTGCACTCACCGCTACACCTACTTTTGATAAAAATGGTGACGCTGGATTATCAGATGCTCCTAACCCTTTTGTTAAAGTCGTTAATGGCAAGCTTATTCTCGAAGTCGATGAAAATGAAGATGGCGTTATTACTAGCAATGAGCAATACGTGTTCTCAAAGGTTAAACCCAAAGGTATCTTAGGACCTTGGAGTTTGGATGATGCTGATGATGATGAGCTGGTTGGGTTGGCTTTCTTAGAAAATAACACTTACCTCTATGTACAAGTCGATAAAGATGGTTTGATCAGTAATCCTGAAAATGGCATGGAATGGGGCTCTTACACCATTAATGCTGCGACTGAAGAATTAACAACTTCTCAATTTTATGATGATAATGGTGAAGTTGGCTTATCAGAACCACGCACCCGTTACGCGCGTGTGACTGGTGACACTGCTCTTACCATTGAAGTCGATAACAATCAAAATGGTACGATAGAGACTGATGAGATGTTCAACTTCTCAAGAGATGGCTTGGGCTCAGAGACTGATAATACAGTTGACCCTGAGAGACTATCTGGGCTTTGGCAGATGGCTCAAGGTAATGAAGAGCTAGTGACTTTAGCCTTTTTAGATGATGGCACTTATGTACAAACCCAAGTGACTGGCCCTACCTCATTAAGAGATAGCAATAGCGGCATTGAATGGGGTAAATACTCTCTCAAAGCTAATAATGAGCTAAAAGTTGATGAAGTAGTTTATGATAACAATGGCAACGCGGGTTTATCAGATGATTTGCTAAGAACCGTACAAATCTCCGGCAATACATTAACGCTAGGTGTGGATGAAAACAACAATAAAGTCATAGAGAACAATGAGCTTTATACGTTCTCAAAAGCCAAGTCCGAAAACGAGCTAGGTATTTGGAAGGCGCAAGCGGGTCAACTTAATGATGAGTTGGTGTTGTTTGGCTTTTTAGACAACCAGACCTTTTTCCATATAGAAGTTGACCAAGAGCTCCCTTATGAATATGGTACTGTGCCCCTCTCTGGTATGGACTGGAATCTCTATACCCTAAACAATAGTGGTCTATTCACCCTGGGTCAGTCACTGTATAGCAGTACTGGTAATGATGATTTGTCATTTTTCTATAAGATGACTATCAATGTCGTAGGTGATACATTGACATTTACTGGCTACGAAGATCAAACTGAAGTACAAAATAATGATGGCGAAACCATTATCTTTGATCGTCAATAATCATTAAAAAGAACACTACAATATAAAATTCAGCTTATTTATTATAGGCTGAATTTTTATTTTAATTTTAGTCAGCGCTCTTACCCTTTGTCCGCCGACAACGCTCAGAACAATAAATCACCTGCTCCCAATCCTTTGCCCACTTCTTGCGCCACGTAAAAGGTCGCTGGCAGACGGGGCATATTTTTTGGGGTAGATTTTCTT encodes:
- a CDS encoding DUF2256 domain-containing protein, translated to MAHKKENLPQKICPVCQRPFTWRKKWAKDWEQVIYCSERCRRTKGKSAD